DNA from Sulfodiicoccus acidiphilus:
GAAGAGGAGGACCTCCTAATTCAAGTGGAGGAGGCCGTAGAGAGGGGAGAGGACGCGCTCCCGAAGTTCGAAATCCTCGAGGCCAACCTCAAGAGGCACATATACGCCGAGGAAGAGATCCTTTTTCCTCGGATAGAGGACGGGAGTTGGCGCCCTGTCGTGGAGGAGCTGATGAATCAACATTGCGCAATTTGGGACGGACTACGGGAGTTCAAGTCGAACGTGGGAACTAGTGAGGCTCCAAAGGTGTTGAACAGACTCTACTCCCTCCTGAAGGTTCACAACTCAATAGAGGAGGGAGGAGTGTACGGGGCAGTGGACGACTCGATGACGACGCCGTTAGACCTCGAACGTGTTGAGGTACCTCTGGGGTGGGAACCCCTCTTCACCATCAACGGCGCGGGGTTAAGGAGCAGGAGATATTGAGATGTCGAAGACGGAGTGGAAGAAAAGTATACTGGATGGACTGAGGGAGGTCTACGATCCCGAGATACCCAT
Protein-coding regions in this window:
- a CDS encoding hemerythrin domain-containing protein — translated: MRDVDENKVSSVMISDHAEEEDLLIQVEEAVERGEDALPKFEILEANLKRHIYAEEEILFPRIEDGSWRPVVEELMNQHCAIWDGLREFKSNVGTSEAPKVLNRLYSLLKVHNSIEEGGVYGAVDDSMTTPLDLERVEVPLGWEPLFTINGAGLRSRRY